The following is a genomic window from Opitutus sp. GAS368.
AGAGCAAAGGCTAGGGATAAACAGTGAGAGGACGGAAGTGCGAAATGGAGGCGGGACCATCAGTCTCGCGGGTTATTGGCCACGACGCCTATGCCTCGCGGGACTGATGGTCCCGCCTCCAACAAATCCGGCTCAGCTGGCGGCGCGGGCCTTGACGCCGTAGCCGAGCAGTTTGCGCTCCTTGATGAACTCGGCGACCTTGGCCGGCACCATCTTCTCCCAGGAATCGTCCCCGGCCTTGATGCGTTGGAGGACGTCGCGCGAGAAGATGCTCAGGTGGTCCGGATTGTAGCCGACGATGCAGTCGAGATTGTGGTTCTCGAGCAGGTGGGCGTAGAGGTTGCGGAGGCGGTCGTTCACCTGCAGGTTCCGGGCCGTGATCATGACGCCGGACGAGAACGCGTGGCTGGTGCCGCCGTGGCTTGCGGCGCTGGCGGGATTGCCGCTGGCGAGGTAGCTGTCGTAGGCGGCCTGCCGCATCGGGTAGACATAGAGTTTCACCGCATGGCGGAACATGCGGCCCATCGACTCGAGAATGCCGCCCTCCAGGTTCTCATAATACTTCTCGTTGAAGATCTCGAGGAGGTTGTTGATGCCCATCGCCACGCCGATCATCTCCTTCGTGTAGCGGCGGAAGTAGGACACGAGACGGTAGAACTCCGAGTAGTTCGAGATGAGCGTGGTGAAGCCGATGTGGCCCAGCATGTCGACGCGGGCGAGAAAGTCGGCGGCGTCCAGGTCGCCCTCGGAGAGGAGGTTGTTCATCGTGATCTCCATGAGGACGATCATGTCCTTCCCCTTGACCATGGGCTCCTGCATGAACTGCGCGGTGGCGCAGGTGAGCATGTCGACGTTGACGTGCGTGACGGGCCGGAAGCTGCCGCGCTCGACGAGCACGGCCTGGTGGTGCAGCGCCTCGGAGGGTTGCAGCACCTCGCCGTCGGGGGCGAACATCACGGCGTTGGTCAGGCCGTATTGGACGAGGCGGAGCGAGAGCAGGCGGTTGTCGACGGCGCCGAAGGCCGGGCCGCTGACGCGCAGCATGTCGATCTCGACGCGGTCGGTGCCGATGTTGTCGGCGAGCGACTGGATCAACTGGGACGGATCATGGGCGTAGTTGAAGGCGCCGTAGATGAGGTTGGTGCCGACGATGCCGAGGGTCTGCTGCTGGAGGACGTTCTCCTTGTCCCACATGCGGACATGGATGATGATGTCGCTCGGCTCGGCGCCGACCTCGTGCTGGAAGCGGACGCCCAGCCAGCCGTGGCCGTCATTGGGGCCCTTGAAGCTCTTGGCGACGACGGTGTCGGCGAACACGAAGAACTTGGTGCGGTCGGCGCGTTTCTCCGCGAGGCGTTCGATGAGCAGCCGGTATTCGTGGTCGAGCATCGTCAGCAGGCGCTCGCGGGAGACGTAGCGCGGGGCCTTGCCGTAGATGGCGTCGCTGAAGGTCATGTCGTAGGCCGACATGGTCTTGGCGATGGCGCCGGAGGCGCCGCCGACCTGGAAGAAGATGCGGGAGACCTCCTGCCCGGCGCCGATCTCCGCGATGGTGCCGTAGCGCGTGCCATCGAGATTGATGGTCAGCGCCTTGCGGTTGGTCGTGAGCAGTTCCTTTTTCTCACTCATGGTCGGACTATATAGGCGGGTTTGCCCGCCCAAGGGAAGGCTAGGTATGTCACAATCGGATGCTAGCAGGGAAAATTAAGCTCCCGGGCGGATTATTTATCACGATCTTATGCCGGTTTGCCCCGCGACCGGCCGGTCGCTTTTCGCTGGCGGAAGCGGGGGGCTTGCCTAGGTTCGCCCCCATGAAGAACTTCTTCACTTCTTTCTTTGCCACCCTGTCGGCCATGGTCGTTTTCCTCATCGGTGGTTTATTATGCTTCTTTCTCCTGATCGGTTTTCTGGCGGCCCTCGGCGAGAAGAAACCGGTGGCGGTGCAAAACGGCTCCTACCTTGTGTTCGACCTGGCGGCGAACATCCAGGACGCACCGTCGCAGGTCGAGGGCCTCGACCAGTTCATGGAGGCCTTCGGCAGCCGGGCCCCCCGCCACCTGCAGCTGCGTGAGGTCACCCGCGCCCTCCAGGCCGCGGCGAAGGACGACGCCATCAAGGGCCTTTACCTGACCGGTTCCTTCCGGTCCGAGGGCTACGGTTCCGGGTTTGCCGCGCTGAAGGAAGTGCGCGAGGCGATCGAGTCGTTCAAGGCCGCGGGCAAGCCCGTGAAGGCCCACCTCGATTTCGCCGGCACGCGCGAGTATTACGTGGCCTCGGTGGCGGATGACCTTGTGCTCGACCCCTACGGTGCCATCGAGATGCCCGGCCTGGCCTCGCAGCCGATGTTCTTCACCGGGGCGTTTGAGAAGTTCGGCATCGGCGTGCAGGTCACGCGCGTCGGCAAATACAAGAGCGCCGTCGAACCCTACCTCCTCAAGCAGATGAGCCCTGAAAACCGCGAGCAGATCCAGAAGCTGCTCGACGACGTGTGGGGCACCCTGACCGCCAGCATCGAGACGGCGCGCAAGCTCCCCGCCGGCGCCCTGCAGAAGGCGGTCGACGAGAAGGGCCTGATCCGGGCCGACGACGCCAAGAAGCTCAAGCTCGTGGACCGCACCGCCTACCTCGACGAGATGCTCGATGAATTGAAGGCCGCGACCGGCCGGAAGGGCAGCAGCCAGCCGTTCAAGCAGATCGCGATCAAGGATTATGCGCGCCTCGTCTCGACGGGGGGCGTGGCCGCCAAGCGGTCGGGCGAGGGCCGGATCGAGCTCGGCGCGGGCGGCAACGGCAAGATCGCCATCGTCTACGCCGAGGGCGAGATCGTGGACGGCACGGGCAACGACGACGGCTATCTTTACGGGGAAAAAACCGCCCGCATGCTCCGGCAGATCCGCCAGGACGACAGCATCAGCGCCGTCGTGCTCCGCGTGAACAGTCCGGGCGGCAGCGTCACGGCCTCCGAGGCCATCCTGCGCGAGTTGCGGCTCATCCATAAGGACAAGCCCGTCATCGTTTCGATGGGCACCGTCGCGGCCTCGGGCGGCTACTGGATCTCCACCGCCTCCGAC
Proteins encoded in this region:
- a CDS encoding nicotinate-nucleotide adenylyltransferase, with product MSEKKELLTTNRKALTINLDGTRYGTIAEIGAGQEVSRIFFQVGGASGAIAKTMSAYDMTFSDAIYGKAPRYVSRERLLTMLDHEYRLLIERLAEKRADRTKFFVFADTVVAKSFKGPNDGHGWLGVRFQHEVGAEPSDIIIHVRMWDKENVLQQQTLGIVGTNLIYGAFNYAHDPSQLIQSLADNIGTDRVEIDMLRVSGPAFGAVDNRLLSLRLVQYGLTNAVMFAPDGEVLQPSEALHHQAVLVERGSFRPVTHVNVDMLTCATAQFMQEPMVKGKDMIVLMEITMNNLLSEGDLDAADFLARVDMLGHIGFTTLISNYSEFYRLVSYFRRYTKEMIGVAMGINNLLEIFNEKYYENLEGGILESMGRMFRHAVKLYVYPMRQAAYDSYLASGNPASAASHGGTSHAFSSGVMITARNLQVNDRLRNLYAHLLENHNLDCIVGYNPDHLSIFSRDVLQRIKAGDDSWEKMVPAKVAEFIKERKLLGYGVKARAAS
- the sppA gene encoding signal peptide peptidase SppA; this translates as MKNFFTSFFATLSAMVVFLIGGLLCFFLLIGFLAALGEKKPVAVQNGSYLVFDLAANIQDAPSQVEGLDQFMEAFGSRAPRHLQLREVTRALQAAAKDDAIKGLYLTGSFRSEGYGSGFAALKEVREAIESFKAAGKPVKAHLDFAGTREYYVASVADDLVLDPYGAIEMPGLASQPMFFTGAFEKFGIGVQVTRVGKYKSAVEPYLLKQMSPENREQIQKLLDDVWGTLTASIETARKLPAGALQKAVDEKGLIRADDAKKLKLVDRTAYLDEMLDELKAATGRKGSSQPFKQIAIKDYARLVSTGGVAAKRSGEGRIELGAGGNGKIAIVYAEGEIVDGTGNDDGYLYGEKTARMLRQIRQDDSISAVVLRVNSPGGSVTASEAILRELRLIHKDKPVIVSMGTVAASGGYWISTASDRVFAEPATITGSIGVFGMFVNFQGLATDKLGLTFDTVKTGRFADAATVIRPKTEAELAIFQSSVDWVYDQFIGKVSDARKLDRKVVEEIAQGRVWSGREALKLKLVDEIGGLADAVKYTATKAGLGENFRVTEYPHKKQFAEQFTEALEGRRHEESFSGPVGQFVREMTAEVKSLSRLNDPRGLYARLPFELRLN